One window from the genome of Lysobacter helvus encodes:
- a CDS encoding argininosuccinate synthase — protein sequence MANKDIVLAFSGGLDTSFCVPYLQERGWNVHTVFADTGGVDAEERATIEARAAELGVASHVTIDGGPAIWDGFVKPFVMAGEGYQGQYPLLVSDRYLIVDASLARAQALGTRAIAHGCTGMGNDQVRFDLAVKASGDYQIVAPIREIQKEHTQTRAYEQAYLEERGFGVRAKQKAYTINENLLGLTMSGGEIDTWDIPGEGARGWCAPRDQWPSEPLRVTLRFVEGEAVALDGIAMPGAQLLAKLNGLFAAYGVGRGMYTGDTTIGLKGRIVYEAPGLAALLAAHRALEEAVLTKQQNRFKPDVARKWVELVYEGFYHDPLKTDLEAFLVSSQRMVNGEVVLETRGGRVDAVALRSPHLLNAKRATYAQSADWGVEEAEGFIRLFGMSSTLWAQVNEGQGTGGRGPGRNG from the coding sequence ATGGCAAACAAAGACATCGTGCTGGCCTTCTCCGGCGGCCTCGACACTTCCTTCTGCGTTCCCTACCTGCAGGAGCGGGGCTGGAACGTGCACACCGTGTTCGCCGACACCGGCGGCGTCGATGCGGAAGAACGCGCGACGATCGAAGCGCGCGCCGCCGAGCTCGGCGTGGCATCGCACGTCACCATCGATGGCGGCCCGGCGATCTGGGACGGTTTCGTCAAGCCGTTCGTCATGGCGGGCGAGGGCTACCAGGGCCAGTACCCGTTGCTGGTGTCCGATCGCTACCTCATCGTCGATGCATCGCTCGCGCGCGCGCAGGCGCTCGGCACGCGCGCCATCGCGCATGGCTGCACCGGCATGGGCAACGACCAGGTGCGCTTCGACCTGGCGGTGAAGGCGAGCGGCGATTACCAGATCGTCGCGCCGATCCGCGAAATCCAGAAGGAACACACGCAGACGCGCGCGTACGAGCAGGCGTACCTGGAAGAACGCGGCTTCGGCGTGCGCGCCAAGCAGAAGGCCTACACGATCAACGAAAACCTGCTGGGCCTGACGATGTCCGGCGGCGAGATCGACACCTGGGACATCCCGGGCGAAGGCGCGCGCGGCTGGTGCGCGCCGCGCGACCAGTGGCCGAGCGAACCGCTGCGCGTGACGCTGCGCTTCGTCGAAGGCGAAGCGGTCGCGCTCGACGGCATCGCGATGCCGGGCGCGCAGCTGCTCGCGAAGCTCAACGGCCTGTTCGCCGCCTACGGCGTGGGCCGCGGCATGTACACCGGCGACACGACGATCGGCCTGAAGGGCCGCATCGTGTACGAAGCTCCGGGCCTGGCCGCGCTGCTCGCCGCGCACCGCGCGCTGGAGGAAGCCGTGCTCACGAAGCAGCAGAACCGCTTCAAGCCCGACGTCGCGCGCAAGTGGGTGGAGCTGGTGTACGAAGGCTTCTACCACGACCCGCTGAAGACCGACCTCGAAGCCTTCCTCGTGTCGAGCCAGCGCATGGTCAACGGCGAAGTCGTGCTCGAAACGCGCGGCGGTCGCGTGGATGCGGTCGCGTTGCGTTCGCCGCACCTGCTCAACGCAAAGCGCGCCACGTACGCGCAGTCGGCCGACTGGGGCGTGGAGGAAGCCGAAGGCTTCATCCGCCTGTTCGGCATGAGCAGCACGTTGTGGGCGCAGGTCAACGAGGGACAAGGGACCGGGGGCCGGGGACCGGGGCGGAACGGCTGA
- a CDS encoding N-acetylornithine carbamoyltransferase: MPLQHFLNTQDWSRDQLDAVLAQAAEFKRQPFGAPGKPRALEGKSIALVFFNSSLRTRTSFEIGAFQMGGHAVVLQPGKDAWPIEFDLGTVMDGETEEHIAEVARVLSRYVDLIGVRAFPKFVDWSADREDRVLKGFAKYSSVPVINMETITHPCQELAHILALQEHFGTTDLRGKKYVLTWTYHPKPLNTAVANSALTIATRMGMDVTLLCPTPEYVLDARYMAWAAQNVQESGGSLQVSHDIESAYAGADIVYAKSWGALPYFGNWAPEKPIRDTNKHFIVDEAKMALTNDGVFSHCLPLRRNVKATDGVMDSPRCIAIDEAENRLHVQKAVMATLAGQRR; the protein is encoded by the coding sequence GTGCCGCTCCAACATTTCCTCAACACCCAGGACTGGTCGCGCGACCAGCTCGATGCCGTGCTCGCGCAGGCCGCCGAGTTCAAGCGCCAGCCGTTCGGCGCGCCGGGCAAGCCGCGCGCGCTGGAGGGCAAGTCGATCGCGTTGGTGTTCTTCAACAGTTCGCTGCGCACGCGCACCAGCTTCGAGATCGGCGCGTTCCAGATGGGCGGCCATGCGGTCGTGCTGCAGCCGGGCAAGGATGCGTGGCCGATCGAGTTCGACCTGGGCACGGTGATGGACGGCGAGACGGAAGAGCACATCGCCGAAGTCGCGCGCGTGCTGTCGCGCTACGTGGACCTGATCGGCGTGCGCGCCTTCCCGAAGTTCGTGGACTGGTCGGCCGATCGCGAGGACCGCGTGCTGAAGGGCTTTGCGAAATATTCGTCGGTGCCGGTGATCAACATGGAAACGATCACGCATCCGTGCCAGGAGCTCGCGCACATCCTCGCGCTGCAGGAACACTTCGGCACCACCGACCTGCGCGGCAAGAAGTACGTGCTGACGTGGACCTACCATCCCAAGCCGCTCAACACGGCGGTGGCGAACTCTGCGCTCACCATCGCCACGCGCATGGGCATGGACGTGACGCTGCTGTGCCCCACGCCCGAATACGTGCTGGACGCGCGCTACATGGCCTGGGCCGCGCAGAACGTGCAGGAAAGCGGCGGCTCGCTGCAGGTCAGCCACGACATCGAAAGCGCCTACGCCGGCGCCGACATCGTGTACGCGAAGAGCTGGGGCGCGCTGCCGTACTTCGGCAACTGGGCGCCGGAGAAGCCCATCCGCGATACCAACAAGCACTTCATCGTCGACGAAGCCAAGATGGCGCTCACCAACGACGGCGTGTTCTCGCACTGCCTGCCGCTGCGCCGCAACGTGAAGGCCACGGACGGCGTGATGGATTCGCCGCGCTGCATCGCCATCGACGAAGCCGAGAACCGCCTGCACGTGCAGAAGGCCGTGATGGCCACGCTGGCCGGCCAGCGTCGCTGA
- the cysS gene encoding cysteine--tRNA ligase, with protein MNLRLFNTLTRRVEPFAPLDPSAPTMYLCGPTVYNYVHIGNARGPVVFDVLAALLRRRFGGLRYARNITDVDDKINNAAREAGVPIGQITDRFTAAYREEMAALGVVPQELQPKATDHIPQIVAMIERLIESGHAYAAEGHVLFSVGSFSEYGKLSRRDPDDMLAGARVEVAPYKRDPGDFVLWKPSTDDLPGWDSPWGRGRPGWHIECSAMAEAHLGDTIDIHAGGIDLQFPHHENEVAQSECAHGGKPFARFWLHNGMLVFGGAKMSKSVGNVERIHDLLAKHPAEALRLALLSAHYRQPLDWTPALIEQSVRTLDRLYGTLRDLADVDAAPAIPATIEDALDDDLNTPQALAELARIAGDARKAEGPARREAKAAVLGAGLALGLLQQAPEAWFARGASEDDDTRIQALIDERIAAKAARDFARADAIRQQLADEGVLLEDTPQGVRWKRA; from the coding sequence ATGAACCTGCGCCTGTTCAACACCCTCACGCGCCGGGTCGAGCCCTTCGCGCCGCTCGATCCGTCCGCCCCGACGATGTACCTGTGCGGGCCGACGGTCTACAACTACGTGCACATCGGCAACGCGCGCGGGCCCGTGGTGTTCGACGTGCTGGCCGCCCTGCTCCGCCGCCGCTTCGGCGGCCTGCGCTACGCGCGCAACATCACGGACGTCGACGACAAGATCAACAACGCCGCGCGCGAAGCGGGCGTGCCGATCGGCCAGATCACCGACCGCTTCACCGCCGCTTACCGCGAGGAGATGGCGGCCCTCGGCGTGGTCCCGCAGGAACTGCAGCCGAAGGCGACCGACCACATCCCGCAGATCGTCGCGATGATCGAGCGCCTCATCGAAAGCGGGCATGCGTACGCGGCGGAAGGCCACGTGCTGTTCTCCGTCGGAAGTTTTTCCGAATACGGCAAGCTCTCGCGCCGCGATCCCGACGACATGCTCGCCGGCGCGCGCGTCGAAGTGGCGCCGTACAAGCGCGATCCCGGCGACTTCGTGTTGTGGAAGCCCTCGACGGACGACCTCCCCGGCTGGGATTCGCCGTGGGGCCGCGGCCGTCCCGGCTGGCACATCGAGTGCTCCGCGATGGCCGAAGCGCACCTCGGCGACACCATCGACATCCACGCCGGCGGCATCGACCTGCAGTTCCCGCACCACGAGAACGAAGTGGCGCAGAGCGAATGCGCGCACGGCGGAAAACCGTTCGCGCGCTTCTGGCTGCACAACGGGATGCTGGTGTTCGGTGGCGCGAAGATGTCCAAGTCGGTGGGCAACGTCGAGCGCATCCACGACCTGCTCGCGAAGCACCCGGCCGAAGCGCTGCGCCTGGCGTTGCTGTCGGCGCACTACCGCCAGCCGCTCGACTGGACGCCGGCGCTGATCGAACAATCCGTGCGCACGCTCGATCGCCTGTACGGCACGTTGCGCGACCTCGCGGACGTGGACGCCGCGCCCGCGATCCCCGCGACGATCGAAGACGCGCTCGACGACGACCTCAACACGCCGCAGGCGCTCGCCGAACTCGCCCGCATCGCCGGTGACGCACGCAAGGCCGAAGGGCCCGCGCGCCGCGAAGCGAAGGCCGCAGTGCTCGGGGCCGGGCTCGCGCTGGGCCTGCTGCAACAGGCGCCCGAAGCCTGGTTCGCACGCGGTGCGTCCGAAGACGACGACACCCGCATCCAGGCCCTGATCGACGAACGCATCGCCGCCAAGGCCGCGCGCGATTTCGCCCGCGCCGACGCCATCCGCCAACAGCTGGCCGACGAAGGCGTTCTCCTGGAAGACACGCCCCAGGGCGTACGCTGGAAGCGTGCATGA
- a CDS encoding SufE family protein gives MSDALFPLEPSAAQAQAAIAEEFAFFGDWSERYQYLIDLGRKLPAFPDALKTEDHRLHGCQSMVWIVGEGDRARLDFRAISDSAIVSGLAFLALRVYSGRSADEILATEPAYIEEIGLSKHLSPTRSNGHAALLGFIRDRARAIAA, from the coding sequence ATGAGCGACGCGTTGTTCCCGCTGGAGCCCAGCGCCGCGCAGGCGCAGGCCGCGATCGCCGAGGAGTTCGCGTTCTTCGGTGACTGGTCGGAGCGTTACCAGTACCTGATCGACCTCGGCCGCAAGCTGCCCGCGTTCCCCGATGCGCTGAAGACCGAAGACCATCGCCTGCACGGGTGCCAGTCGATGGTGTGGATCGTCGGCGAAGGCGACCGCGCGCGCCTGGATTTCCGCGCGATCAGCGACTCGGCGATCGTGTCGGGCCTGGCGTTCCTCGCGTTGCGCGTCTACTCGGGGCGTTCGGCGGACGAGATCCTCGCCACGGAACCTGCGTACATCGAAGAGATCGGCCTGTCGAAGCACCTGTCGCCCACGCGCAGCAACGGCCACGCCGCGCTGCTGGGCTTCATCCGCGACCGCGCACGGGCGATCGCCGCGTGA
- a CDS encoding MFS transporter, protein MSEAVAAAAPAPLKNRAFLQLLSYRILAMLSYQIVAVTVGWHIYEITRDPLALGLVGLAEVIPYFCVAPFAGYLVDHLRRRRLGALACSGLAITAFVLVSITQGWLDPHGTLLIYAAIALTGTVRSFLTPIYNTLFARVLPREQFARGAGFGSVVFQLGLVLGPAFGGALVAWAGKGAAYGLAAALALAAAIALLLMRIHEPHHEGERAPIFASIGEGLRFVFGHQILLGALALDMFAVLFGGAVALLPAFIKDVLHAGPEALGILRGAPAAGAVIVGLWLSRKPPERNAGRLLLMAVFGFGLCIVCFALSKNMWLSAALLFASGAFDGVSVVLRSTILQLATPDAMRGRVSAINGIFIGSSNELGAFESGLAAKLLGLVPSVIFGGCMTMGIVAATAKLAPKLRKLDLRELH, encoded by the coding sequence GTGAGCGAAGCCGTCGCCGCGGCCGCACCGGCGCCGCTGAAGAACCGCGCGTTCCTGCAACTGCTCAGCTATCGCATCCTGGCGATGCTGTCGTACCAGATCGTCGCGGTGACGGTGGGCTGGCACATCTACGAGATCACGCGCGATCCGCTCGCGCTGGGCCTGGTGGGGCTGGCGGAAGTGATCCCGTATTTCTGCGTCGCGCCGTTCGCCGGCTATCTGGTCGATCACCTGCGGCGGCGGCGTCTCGGCGCGCTTGCGTGTTCGGGGCTGGCGATCACCGCGTTCGTCTTGGTGTCGATCACGCAAGGCTGGCTCGATCCGCACGGCACGCTGCTGATCTACGCGGCGATCGCGCTCACCGGCACGGTGCGTTCGTTCCTGACGCCGATCTACAACACCTTGTTCGCGCGCGTGTTGCCGCGCGAGCAGTTCGCGCGCGGCGCGGGGTTCGGCAGCGTCGTGTTCCAGCTGGGACTCGTGCTCGGGCCCGCGTTCGGCGGCGCGCTGGTCGCGTGGGCCGGCAAGGGCGCGGCGTATGGCCTGGCCGCGGCGCTCGCACTCGCAGCGGCGATCGCGTTGCTGCTGATGCGGATCCACGAACCGCACCACGAAGGCGAACGCGCGCCCATCTTCGCCAGCATCGGCGAAGGACTGCGCTTCGTGTTCGGCCACCAGATCCTGCTCGGCGCGCTCGCGCTCGACATGTTCGCCGTGTTGTTCGGCGGCGCGGTCGCGTTGCTGCCGGCCTTCATCAAGGACGTGCTGCACGCGGGGCCGGAAGCGCTCGGCATCCTGCGCGGTGCGCCGGCCGCGGGCGCGGTGATCGTCGGGTTGTGGCTGTCGCGCAAGCCGCCGGAACGCAACGCGGGCCGCCTGCTGCTGATGGCGGTGTTCGGCTTCGGGCTGTGCATCGTGTGCTTCGCGCTGTCGAAGAACATGTGGCTGTCGGCGGCGTTGCTATTCGCCTCCGGTGCATTCGACGGTGTGTCGGTGGTGCTGCGTTCGACCATCCTGCAGCTCGCCACGCCCGACGCGATGCGCGGGCGCGTGTCCGCGATCAACGGGATCTTCATCGGATCGTCGAACGAACTCGGTGCGTTCGAATCGGGCCTGGCGGCGAAGCTGCTGGGCCTGGTGCCGTCGGTGATCTTCGGCGGGTGCATGACGATGGGCATCGTCGCGGCGACCGCGAAGCTGGCGCCGAAGTTGCGCAAGCTGGACTTGCGCGAGCTGCACTAA
- the dksA gene encoding RNA polymerase-binding protein DksA, whose translation MAAKKPAKKAAKAAKKTSAAKPAAKKPAAKKAVPAKKATPAKKPVAKKAAPAKKPVAKKAAPAKKPVAKPVAKKPAPVKKAAAPAKAAQKPAAKAAPTKAAPAKAAPMKAAPIKTAPAKAAPVKAAPVAKSAPAAVKKPAAKPATTSAPFDAPVAKPVATPAKATKPATASAPKSATTSAAVTSRPRPEGKVAVAVAARPAAPTPRGKVKVVQYKNDETTGRPVIPQGYKPSNDEEYMSPLQVEYFRQRLLSWRSDLVEESKQTIENLKDEVRDVGDEAERATRETENSLELRTRDRYRKLIGKIDSTLKRLDAGEYGYSVDSGEEIGLERLEARLTAERTIDEQERWEHLQKQMGD comes from the coding sequence GTGGCAGCGAAGAAACCAGCGAAGAAGGCCGCCAAGGCCGCGAAGAAGACCAGCGCCGCCAAGCCGGCAGCGAAGAAGCCCGCCGCGAAGAAAGCCGTGCCCGCCAAAAAGGCGACGCCGGCGAAGAAACCCGTAGCGAAGAAGGCAGCCCCGGCGAAGAAGCCGGTCGCGAAGAAGGCAGCGCCGGCGAAGAAGCCCGTCGCCAAGCCCGTCGCGAAGAAACCTGCACCCGTCAAGAAGGCTGCTGCACCGGCGAAAGCCGCGCAGAAGCCGGCAGCCAAGGCTGCCCCCACCAAGGCCGCGCCTGCGAAGGCCGCGCCGATGAAGGCCGCACCCATCAAAACCGCACCCGCAAAAGCCGCACCTGTCAAAGCCGCACCCGTCGCGAAGTCCGCGCCGGCCGCAGTGAAGAAGCCCGCCGCCAAGCCCGCCACGACGAGCGCACCGTTCGACGCACCGGTGGCAAAGCCCGTCGCCACCCCGGCCAAGGCCACCAAGCCCGCCACCGCAAGCGCACCGAAGTCGGCCACCACGTCGGCCGCCGTCACGTCGCGCCCACGTCCGGAGGGGAAAGTGGCGGTTGCCGTCGCAGCCCGTCCGGCTGCGCCCACGCCGCGGGGAAAAGTGAAGGTCGTGCAGTACAAGAACGATGAGACCACGGGTCGTCCCGTCATCCCGCAGGGCTACAAGCCCTCGAATGACGAGGAGTACATGAGCCCGTTGCAGGTCGAGTACTTCCGCCAGCGCCTGCTGTCCTGGCGCAGCGACCTGGTCGAGGAATCCAAGCAGACCATCGAGAACCTCAAGGACGAAGTGCGCGACGTCGGCGACGAAGCCGAACGTGCGACGCGCGAGACCGAGAACTCGCTCGAACTGCGCACGCGCGACCGCTACCGCAAGCTGATCGGCAAGATCGACAGCACGCTCAAGCGCCTGGATGCCGGCGAATACGGCTACAGCGTGGACTCGGGCGAAGAGATCGGCCTGGAGCGCCTCGAAGCGCGCCTCACCGCCGAGCGCACGATCGACGAGCAGGAGCGTTGGGAGCACTTGCAGAAGCAGATGGGCGACTGA
- the yidD gene encoding membrane protein insertion efficiency factor YidD, which yields MIDRLLIGCLRAYKRWISPLLGPRCRFAPTCSEYAMEAVARYGALRGSWLAARRVARCHPFHPGGHDPVPPR from the coding sequence GTGATCGACCGTCTGCTCATCGGCTGCCTGCGCGCCTACAAGCGCTGGATCAGCCCGTTGCTCGGCCCGCGCTGCCGATTCGCACCCACGTGTTCGGAGTACGCGATGGAAGCCGTGGCACGCTACGGTGCCCTGCGCGGCAGCTGGCTCGCCGCGCGCCGCGTCGCGCGCTGCCATCCCTTCCACCCCGGCGGGCACGATCCCGTGCCGCCACGCTGA
- a CDS encoding dihydroorotase, with the protein MPPIASKPTLIVNARLVSDGREFESDLRMENGRIAQIGTGLSAREGEHVVDAAGRRVLPGMIDDQVHFREPGMEYKADIATESAAAVAGGLTSFMDMPNTNPPTLDAAALEDKYARAAGRARANYGFYMGASNDNLEAVKAIDPLRTPGVKVFMGASTGNMLVDNPETLDAIFKYAPTPIITHCEDTPMIDATLAQFKARFGDDIPAEFHADIRSRQACMKSTLLALELARRNDSRLHVLHISTADELALFERGPLIRGDGTRKRITAETCIHFLRFDRADYATLGHLIKCNPSIKEASDREALIAAVAEDVIDVLATDHAPHTLEEKSRPYTGAPSGLPLVQYALVAALELVREGKLTTAQVVQKVSHAPAQLFDVAQRGFLREGFAADIVLIDDTPFTVRREDVLSKCGWSPFEGRTFHSRIGATWVNGELVWDGSQLAGTPNGQRLEFAR; encoded by the coding sequence ATGCCCCCCATCGCGAGCAAGCCCACGCTGATCGTCAACGCCCGCCTCGTCAGCGACGGCCGCGAATTCGAATCCGACCTGCGCATGGAGAACGGGCGCATCGCGCAGATCGGCACCGGCCTGTCCGCGCGCGAAGGCGAACACGTCGTGGATGCCGCCGGGCGCCGCGTGCTGCCCGGGATGATCGACGACCAGGTGCACTTCCGCGAACCGGGCATGGAATACAAGGCGGACATCGCCACCGAGTCCGCGGCCGCGGTGGCCGGCGGGCTCACCAGCTTCATGGACATGCCCAACACCAACCCGCCCACGCTGGACGCGGCGGCGCTGGAAGACAAGTACGCGCGCGCCGCGGGACGGGCACGCGCCAACTATGGCTTCTACATGGGCGCCAGCAACGACAACCTGGAAGCGGTGAAGGCGATCGATCCGCTGCGCACGCCGGGCGTGAAGGTGTTCATGGGCGCCTCCACCGGCAACATGCTGGTCGACAACCCGGAGACCCTGGACGCGATCTTCAAGTACGCGCCCACGCCGATCATCACGCACTGCGAAGACACGCCGATGATCGACGCCACCCTGGCGCAGTTCAAGGCGCGCTTCGGCGACGACATCCCGGCCGAATTCCACGCCGACATCCGCTCGCGCCAGGCGTGCATGAAGTCCACGCTGCTCGCGCTGGAGCTGGCCCGCCGCAACGATTCGCGCCTGCACGTGCTGCACATCAGCACCGCCGACGAGCTGGCCCTGTTCGAACGCGGCCCGCTCATCCGCGGCGACGGCACGCGCAAGCGCATCACCGCCGAAACCTGCATCCACTTCCTGCGCTTCGACCGCGCCGATTACGCGACGCTCGGGCACCTGATCAAGTGCAATCCGTCGATCAAGGAAGCCAGCGATCGCGAGGCGTTGATCGCCGCGGTCGCCGAGGACGTGATCGACGTGCTGGCAACGGACCATGCGCCGCACACGCTCGAAGAGAAGTCACGCCCCTACACCGGCGCGCCGAGCGGCCTGCCGCTGGTGCAGTACGCGCTGGTCGCGGCGCTGGAACTGGTGCGCGAAGGCAAGCTCACCACCGCGCAGGTGGTGCAGAAGGTGTCGCATGCGCCGGCGCAGTTGTTCGACGTGGCGCAGCGCGGGTTCCTGCGCGAAGGCTTTGCTGCGGACATCGTGCTGATCGACGACACGCCGTTCACCGTGCGCCGCGAGGACGTGCTGTCGAAGTGCGGCTGGTCGCCGTTCGAAGGCCGCACGTTCCATTCGCGCATCGGCGCCACGTGGGTGAATGGCGAACTGGTGTGGGACGGCAGCCAACTGGCGGGGACGCCGAACGGGCAGAGGCTGGAATTCGCGCGGTGA
- a CDS encoding M23 family metallopeptidase: protein MTALLLSGCASNPGTGAVITPPTTHARTTYVLPDEVQQGALVIGHTHPDARVEYAGRVVRVAPDGTFAIGVARDAPASIVVAITPPSSAPIEHRITVTPRDFPVERITGVPPQTVSPPPEIAARIEREQAAVAAARTRDDARSDFAQAFIWPVRGRISGRFGNRRVYVLKDGTDVPQAPHSGMDIAAPTGTPVLAPAAGIVTFAATDLYLTGGTLLLDHGHGVSSNFLHLSRIDVHVGDRVAQGQVIGAVGATGRASGPHLHWGMNWFEVRIDPLLVLGDDATR, encoded by the coding sequence ATGACGGCTTTGTTGCTTTCAGGCTGCGCTTCCAATCCGGGCACCGGCGCGGTCATCACGCCGCCGACGACGCACGCGCGCACGACCTACGTGCTCCCGGACGAAGTCCAGCAAGGCGCCCTCGTCATCGGCCACACGCATCCCGACGCGCGCGTCGAATATGCCGGACGCGTGGTGCGCGTCGCGCCGGATGGCACGTTCGCGATCGGCGTGGCGCGCGATGCGCCCGCCTCGATCGTCGTCGCGATCACGCCGCCGTCGTCGGCGCCCATCGAACACCGCATCACCGTCACGCCGCGCGATTTCCCGGTCGAACGCATCACCGGCGTGCCGCCGCAAACCGTGTCGCCGCCGCCGGAGATCGCCGCGCGCATCGAACGCGAACAGGCCGCCGTCGCCGCCGCGCGCACGCGCGACGATGCGCGCAGCGATTTTGCACAGGCCTTCATCTGGCCGGTGCGCGGCCGCATCAGCGGACGCTTCGGCAACCGGCGCGTGTACGTCTTGAAGGACGGCACGGACGTCCCGCAGGCGCCGCATTCGGGCATGGACATCGCGGCGCCCACGGGCACGCCGGTGCTGGCGCCAGCGGCGGGCATCGTCACGTTCGCGGCCACCGACCTCTATCTCACCGGCGGCACGCTGCTGCTCGACCACGGCCACGGCGTGAGTTCGAATTTCCTGCACCTGTCGCGCATCGATGTGCACGTGGGCGATCGCGTCGCGCAGGGCCAGGTGATCGGCGCCGTCGGCGCGACCGGGCGCGCGAGCGGGCCGCACCTGCATTGGGGCATGAACTGGTTCGAGGTGCGGATCGATCCGCTGCTGGTGCTGGGGGACGACGCGACGCGTTAA
- the folE2 gene encoding GTP cyclohydrolase FolE2, whose product MSSTQGPAQLPDVAFEAAALARPLDWVGMDRVAVPVRVHDAEGATVQVAADVDVAVDLRDADARGIHMSRLYLQLQQAFAREAITAPGLRRVLQGFIDSQAGLSTRARLQVRYDHLLQRPALASGHLGWKRYPVSIDAELADGHLQLVLGFAVEYSSTCPASAALSRQRNADRFNEDFAAARPLSPQVVGEWLASERGLAATPHAQRSRADVRVTLRPAFDELPLLPLVDAVEAALGTPVQTAVKREDEQAFAELNAANLMFCEDAARRVAAALASDARVERWDVRVAHFESLHPHDAVARVSGAHA is encoded by the coding sequence ATGTCCTCCACGCAAGGCCCCGCCCAGCTCCCCGATGTCGCCTTCGAAGCGGCTGCGCTCGCACGCCCGCTCGACTGGGTGGGCATGGATCGCGTCGCGGTGCCGGTGCGCGTGCATGACGCGGAAGGCGCGACCGTGCAGGTCGCCGCCGATGTCGATGTCGCCGTGGACCTGCGCGATGCCGACGCGCGCGGCATCCACATGTCGCGCCTGTACCTGCAGTTGCAGCAGGCCTTCGCGCGCGAAGCGATCACCGCGCCGGGCCTGCGCCGCGTGCTGCAGGGCTTCATCGATTCGCAGGCTGGCCTGTCGACGCGCGCGCGCCTGCAGGTCCGCTACGACCATCTGCTGCAGCGTCCCGCGCTGGCGAGCGGACACCTGGGCTGGAAGCGCTACCCCGTGTCGATCGACGCCGAACTCGCCGACGGCCACCTGCAGCTCGTGCTCGGCTTCGCCGTCGAGTATTCGAGCACGTGCCCCGCGTCGGCTGCGCTCTCGCGCCAGCGCAACGCCGATCGCTTCAACGAAGACTTCGCCGCCGCGCGCCCGTTGTCGCCGCAGGTCGTGGGCGAATGGCTTGCGTCCGAACGCGGCCTGGCCGCCACGCCGCACGCACAGCGCAGCCGCGCCGACGTGCGCGTGACCTTGCGCCCGGCCTTCGACGAACTCCCGCTGCTCCCGCTCGTCGATGCGGTGGAAGCCGCGCTCGGCACGCCGGTGCAGACGGCGGTGAAGCGCGAGGACGAACAGGCCTTCGCCGAACTCAACGCCGCCAACCTGATGTTCTGCGAGGACGCCGCGCGCCGCGTGGCGGCCGCGCTGGCCAGCGATGCGCGCGTCGAACGCTGGGACGTGCGCGTAGCGCACTTCGAAAGCCTGCACCCGCACGATGCGGTGGCGCGGGTGTCGGGCGCGCACGCTTAA
- a CDS encoding phytoene/squalene synthase family protein: protein MAGVMPVRDPAVDSALEKWRAHWPEWTFAEPFVPFMHRERAQAWFALRSELVQAAWGGADPRPGEAKLAWWAEELQGWARGMRRHPLGNVLQREAAPWGDLGASLASLAASRQRAANEDEAFARLVPHAQALSSISTRLFASPSDAAPVPSVVAGLLAEQLFLLDAGAVPQAFASAPDAPRTWARELWNRWPIPHEGAVAGRLYATLLRKRLLGFSKGAAPATPLPAWRALGASWRAARR from the coding sequence GTGGCCGGCGTGATGCCCGTGCGCGATCCGGCGGTCGACAGCGCGCTGGAAAAGTGGCGCGCGCACTGGCCCGAGTGGACCTTCGCCGAACCCTTCGTGCCGTTCATGCATCGCGAGCGCGCGCAGGCGTGGTTCGCCTTGCGCAGCGAACTGGTGCAAGCCGCGTGGGGCGGCGCCGATCCGCGCCCCGGCGAAGCGAAGCTCGCGTGGTGGGCCGAAGAACTGCAGGGCTGGGCGCGCGGCATGCGCCGCCATCCGCTGGGCAACGTGTTGCAGCGCGAAGCCGCGCCGTGGGGCGACCTGGGCGCGAGCCTGGCGTCGCTGGCCGCATCGCGCCAGCGTGCCGCCAACGAAGACGAAGCGTTCGCGCGCCTCGTGCCGCATGCGCAAGCGCTGTCGTCGATCTCCACGCGGCTGTTCGCCTCGCCGTCGGACGCGGCCCCGGTGCCGAGCGTCGTCGCAGGCCTGCTGGCGGAACAACTCTTCCTGCTGGATGCAGGCGCGGTGCCGCAAGCCTTCGCGTCGGCGCCGGATGCGCCGCGGACCTGGGCGCGCGAATTGTGGAATCGCTGGCCCATCCCGCACGAAGGCGCGGTGGCGGGGCGCCTCTACGCCACGTTGCTGCGCAAGCGCCTGCTCGGATTCTCGAAGGGCGCGGCCCCCGCGACGCCGCTGCCGGCCTGGCGAGCACTGGGTGCAAGCTGGCGCGCCGCAAGGCGCTAG